A region from the Candidatus Limnocylindrales bacterium genome encodes:
- a CDS encoding GFA family protein, with amino-acid sequence MIEGSCLCGSVRYRIESPLGEAHHCHCGMCRKAHGAAFSTFARSAKDSLHVDDPHLHLKWYRSSEHIARGFCGECGSSLFFTFAPLADAIWVTLGTVDGDPGVRPDAHIFVGSKAEWDRIADDLARYEEYPPFE; translated from the coding sequence ATGATCGAAGGAAGCTGTCTTTGCGGGTCGGTCCGCTATCGAATCGAGTCGCCGCTCGGCGAAGCCCACCACTGCCACTGCGGCATGTGCCGCAAGGCCCATGGAGCCGCCTTCTCCACGTTCGCACGGAGCGCGAAGGACAGCCTGCACGTGGACGATCCGCACCTGCACCTGAAGTGGTACCGATCGTCCGAGCACATCGCGCGCGGCTTCTGCGGCGAGTGCGGCTCCAGCCTCTTCTTCACGTTCGCGCCGCTCGCCGACGCGATCTGGGTGACGCTCGGCACCGTCGACGGCGATCCCGGCGTGCGGCCGGACGCCCACATCTTCGTCGGGTCGAAGGCCGAGTGGGACCGGATCGCCGACGATCTTGCACGCTACGAAGAGTACCCGCCGTTCGAATGA
- a CDS encoding DUF4215 domain-containing protein — translation MKTIFAAALIAGIVVIGAPAPARAVIGGACCTSQGCTEGTQAFCEKQLRGSYRGDSTTCKTPNICSECGNEQTEPPTEQCDDGNTIDTDGCINCRDAFCGDGFQFINVEQCDDGNTNDDDECASCRVVVATTTTQPPTTTFPPTTTTSTTTTTLSVSGACCYPSGGCNELTPEICQFKVGGAYQGDHTTCDDPGICSTCGNGEVEQGEECDDGDSSSGDGCSDDCAVEQCWTCTTNGGSTTSTLIVGSRISNPSVCEHDDSASCDDGDVCTLGDTCSAGTCGGEAVLIPAACEWVMVGGDPTRSVQSRYRGNSTVIGDVCGDTVRIGDSTSLTGDAVAVSATGRGVFIAAAAVIDGDVVTGGSSVVGKPRGTVLPGLATDEVASGQTAMQSGDATDVYDTTGSSARVDECEDAQADVDGGAALVAALPSTQDLGDVLVKGNQSLTINATNIGGLNVVDFDRLRTGNDATITLDGGGSGDTVFILRVRKKLDVRFRSDIVLANGTTPGHVIIVGSSRCKFGEEVTGGGTVVCPDGKLLLEERVEWMGAVLGGRKIVQLRDSGVLTHAPLQVGQ, via the coding sequence ATGAAAACCATTTTTGCGGCGGCGCTGATCGCCGGGATCGTCGTCATCGGAGCGCCGGCACCCGCGCGCGCCGTCATCGGCGGCGCATGCTGCACGAGCCAGGGATGCACCGAAGGCACGCAGGCGTTCTGCGAAAAGCAGCTCCGGGGCAGCTATCGCGGCGACAGCACGACGTGCAAGACGCCCAACATCTGTAGCGAATGCGGCAACGAGCAGACCGAGCCGCCCACCGAGCAGTGCGACGACGGCAACACGATCGACACCGACGGTTGCATCAACTGCCGAGACGCATTCTGCGGTGACGGCTTCCAGTTCATCAACGTCGAGCAGTGCGACGACGGCAACACCAACGACGACGACGAGTGCGCCAGCTGCAGGGTGGTAGTTGCCACGACCACGACGCAGCCGCCGACGACGACGTTCCCGCCGACGACCACGACCTCGACGACGACCACGACGCTATCGGTCAGCGGTGCCTGCTGCTATCCCTCGGGAGGCTGCAACGAGCTGACGCCCGAGATCTGTCAGTTCAAGGTCGGAGGCGCCTACCAGGGCGACCACACGACCTGCGACGACCCCGGCATCTGCTCGACGTGCGGCAACGGCGAGGTCGAGCAGGGCGAGGAGTGCGATGACGGCGACAGCTCCAGCGGCGACGGCTGCAGCGATGACTGCGCCGTGGAGCAGTGCTGGACGTGCACGACCAACGGCGGCTCGACGACCAGCACCCTCATCGTCGGCAGCCGCATCTCCAATCCTTCCGTGTGTGAGCACGACGACTCGGCCAGCTGCGACGACGGCGACGTCTGCACGCTCGGCGACACGTGCTCGGCAGGAACCTGCGGGGGCGAGGCGGTGCTGATTCCGGCGGCCTGCGAGTGGGTGATGGTCGGCGGCGATCCGACGCGGTCGGTGCAGTCGCGCTACCGCGGAAACAGCACGGTGATCGGCGACGTCTGCGGCGACACCGTTCGCATCGGCGACTCCACCTCCCTGACCGGCGATGCCGTGGCCGTCTCGGCCACGGGTCGCGGCGTGTTCATCGCCGCCGCGGCCGTGATCGACGGCGACGTGGTGACCGGCGGCTCCTCGGTCGTCGGCAAGCCGCGCGGCACGGTGCTTCCCGGACTGGCAACCGACGAGGTCGCCTCCGGACAGACGGCCATGCAGTCCGGCGACGCAACCGACGTCTACGACACGACCGGCAGCAGCGCCCGCGTCGACGAGTGCGAAGACGCGCAGGCGGATGTCGACGGCGGCGCGGCACTGGTGGCGGCGCTGCCGTCCACGCAGGACCTCGGCGACGTGCTCGTGAAGGGCAATCAGTCGCTGACGATCAACGCCACCAACATCGGCGGCCTCAACGTCGTGGACTTCGACCGGCTGCGCACCGGCAACGACGCCACCATCACGCTCGACGGCGGTGGCAGCGGCGACACCGTCTTCATCCTGCGCGTGCGCAAGAAGCTGGACGTGCGCTTCCGCAGCGACATCGTGCTTGCCAACGGCACCACGCCCGGCCACGTGATCATCGTCGGCTCGAGCAGGTGCAAGTTCGGCGAAGAGGTCACGGGCGGCGGCACCGTGGTCTGCCCCGATGGCAAGCTCCTGCTCGAGGAGCGCGTGGAATGGATGGGCGCGGTCCTCGGCGGCCGCAAGATCGTTCAGCTGCGCGACAGCGGCGTGCTCACGCATGCGCCGCTTCAGGTCGGGCAGTAG
- a CDS encoding MAPEG family protein, producing the protein MSQHLILYPTFAMFALTFYVLMRMRARRFAAVRSGQVEGAYYKAYVGEEPEELRVLARHFVNLFEMPTLFYVVCLLIYVTAQANVWLVFWAWTYVVLRCIHSYIHLTTNNILARFGVYFTSSMVLALMWATLLVQLLMSSDPPPLGVVA; encoded by the coding sequence ATGTCGCAGCACCTGATCCTGTATCCGACCTTCGCCATGTTCGCGCTGACGTTCTACGTGTTGATGCGCATGCGCGCCCGCCGCTTCGCGGCGGTGCGCAGCGGCCAGGTCGAAGGCGCCTACTACAAGGCGTACGTGGGCGAAGAGCCCGAAGAGCTTCGCGTGCTGGCCCGCCACTTCGTCAACCTCTTCGAGATGCCGACGCTGTTCTACGTGGTGTGCCTCCTGATCTACGTGACGGCGCAGGCCAATGTCTGGCTGGTGTTCTGGGCGTGGACGTACGTGGTGCTGCGCTGCATCCACTCCTACATCCACTTGACGACCAACAACATCCTGGCGCGCTTCGGCGTCTACTTCACCAGCAGCATGGTGCTGGCGCTGATGTGGGCGACGCTGCTCGTGCAGCTGCTGATGTCTTCCGACCCGCCGCCGCTCGGCGTCGTGGCCTGA
- the hypF gene encoding carbamoyltransferase HypF has translation MLVRSDNPQREPATRLPSADGAQEAIASGCGKTATAPAPAVRRSIFVRGIVQGVGFRPYVFSLAAEIGVGGFVCNSADGVVIEVEGDAARVAAFEERLPAGAPPRARIARIDGATVSARGEREFVITGSERGDRAGERCFPADVATCSDCLAELFDPADRRYRYPFINCAHCGPRFTILRCAPYDRPNTTMAGFAMCGACRREYDDPAARRFHAQPVACPACGPRLIACDAEGRSVAAEPFLWARSMAEAGRILAVKGVGGFHLACDARSEAATQRLRVRKNRDDKPFAMMVADLDAARRLCHVSQQEAALLSSSRRPIVLLRRRPGAGIAAAVAPGGNPMLGVMLPCTPLHELLVESAASPLVLTSGNRCDEPIAFDDLDALQRLREIADGFLLHDRPIQIRCDDSVARVNRDRPVLLRRSRGYAPEPLATALACPQPILALGGHLKNTFALAAGRSVFLSHHLGDLGDWAAYRAFREAVAHYETLFDIHPQVLVHDLHPDYATTRYALERNAHDPGLRLVAVQHHHAHMASCMAENGLAGPVIAVTFDGVGLGSDGTMWGGEFLVGDYRTFRRAAHLRPVPLAGGERAIRQPWRVALAHLLDAGLDPGRHLPEVPGDLLHMVGAMIRTRAHSPDTTSAGRLFDAAAALLGVRRDVSYEGQAAIELEWLATTADAEEAFPFVLERRADALVVDTRPLIQAMMRGVSASLPQAQLARSFHATVADIVACVVARLRSETGIEDVALTGGVFQNALLFDMTVRRLERSGLRVHAHGRVPAGDGGLALGQLAVAAAVLQEAR, from the coding sequence ATGCTGGTCCGCTCCGACAACCCGCAGCGAGAGCCGGCCACGAGGTTGCCTTCCGCGGACGGCGCACAGGAGGCGATCGCCAGCGGCTGCGGAAAGACGGCGACCGCGCCGGCGCCCGCCGTGCGCCGATCGATCTTCGTCCGCGGCATCGTGCAGGGCGTCGGGTTCCGTCCTTACGTGTTCTCGCTGGCCGCCGAGATCGGCGTCGGCGGGTTTGTCTGCAACAGCGCGGACGGTGTCGTCATCGAGGTCGAAGGCGACGCGGCGCGTGTCGCTGCGTTCGAGGAGCGGCTGCCCGCCGGTGCGCCGCCGAGGGCGCGCATCGCACGCATCGACGGCGCGACGGTTTCGGCGCGGGGAGAGCGGGAGTTCGTCATCACGGGCAGCGAGCGCGGCGATCGCGCCGGCGAACGCTGCTTTCCGGCCGACGTCGCCACCTGCTCCGATTGCCTGGCCGAGCTGTTCGATCCCGCCGACCGGCGATATCGCTACCCGTTCATCAACTGCGCACACTGCGGGCCGCGTTTCACCATCCTGCGCTGCGCTCCGTACGATCGGCCCAACACCACGATGGCAGGCTTCGCGATGTGCGGGGCGTGCCGGCGCGAATACGACGATCCCGCGGCGCGCCGGTTTCACGCGCAGCCCGTCGCATGTCCGGCGTGCGGGCCGCGGCTCATCGCGTGCGACGCCGAGGGCCGCAGCGTGGCGGCGGAGCCGTTCCTGTGGGCGCGCTCGATGGCGGAGGCGGGACGCATCCTCGCCGTCAAGGGCGTCGGCGGCTTTCATCTGGCGTGCGATGCGAGAAGCGAGGCAGCCACGCAGCGGCTGCGGGTGCGCAAGAACAGAGACGACAAGCCTTTTGCAATGATGGTGGCGGATCTGGATGCGGCGCGGCGGCTCTGTCACGTCTCGCAGCAGGAGGCCGCGCTGCTGTCGTCGTCGCGCAGGCCCATCGTCCTGCTGCGGCGGCGCCCCGGCGCCGGCATCGCGGCCGCCGTGGCGCCAGGCGGCAATCCGATGCTGGGAGTGATGCTGCCCTGCACTCCGCTGCACGAGTTGCTGGTCGAGTCCGCTGCCTCACCGCTCGTGCTGACGAGCGGCAACCGATGCGACGAACCGATCGCGTTCGACGATCTCGATGCGCTGCAGCGACTGCGCGAGATCGCCGACGGCTTTCTCCTGCACGACCGCCCCATCCAGATCCGATGCGACGATTCGGTTGCGCGGGTGAACCGCGACCGGCCCGTGCTCCTGCGGCGATCGCGCGGCTACGCGCCGGAGCCGCTCGCGACGGCGCTTGCCTGCCCGCAGCCGATTCTGGCGCTGGGCGGCCACCTCAAGAACACGTTCGCGCTGGCCGCCGGGCGCAGCGTCTTTTTGAGCCATCATCTGGGCGACCTCGGCGACTGGGCGGCGTATCGCGCCTTCCGCGAAGCCGTCGCGCACTACGAGACGTTGTTCGACATCCATCCGCAGGTCCTCGTGCACGACCTGCACCCCGACTACGCAACGACCCGGTACGCGCTCGAGCGCAACGCGCACGACCCGGGCCTGCGCCTCGTTGCCGTGCAGCACCATCATGCACACATGGCCAGCTGCATGGCCGAGAACGGTCTGGCCGGACCGGTCATCGCGGTCACCTTCGACGGTGTCGGTCTCGGCAGCGACGGCACGATGTGGGGAGGCGAGTTCCTCGTCGGCGACTACCGCACCTTCCGCCGTGCAGCGCATCTGCGGCCGGTACCGCTGGCCGGTGGCGAGCGGGCGATCCGCCAGCCGTGGCGGGTCGCGCTGGCGCATCTGCTCGATGCCGGGCTGGACCCCGGCCGGCATCTGCCGGAGGTCCCCGGCGATCTCCTCCACATGGTGGGCGCCATGATACGCACGCGTGCTCATTCGCCGGACACCACCAGTGCGGGGCGCCTCTTCGACGCGGCCGCGGCGCTTCTCGGCGTGCGCCGCGACGTTTCGTACGAAGGTCAGGCCGCAATCGAGCTCGAGTGGCTCGCCACGACGGCTGACGCCGAAGAGGCGTTTCCGTTCGTGCTCGAGCGCCGCGCGGATGCGCTGGTGGTCGACACGCGCCCGCTCATCCAGGCGATGATGCGCGGCGTCAGCGCATCCCTTCCCCAGGCGCAGCTGGCACGGTCATTCCACGCGA
- a CDS encoding TVP38/TMEM64 family protein → MTAEQASTASRRAVGLRWAVLAAALVVLLLLGRQAGAAIPRFAQWVEGLGAAGPVVFIAGYALAVVAFVPASLLTLAAGAIFGLGAGVVYVFTAAFAGSCLAFLVSRYVARSAVEQRIRGHAAFAAIDRAVAEQGRKIVFLLRLSPAFPFTLLNYALGLTRVKFSDYAVAGAGMLPGTFLFVYYGKLAGDVAALAGGAPVEKGPAYYGVLVLGLVATIAVTTVVTRIARRSLREAAGHAVE, encoded by the coding sequence GTGACTGCAGAGCAGGCCAGTACGGCCAGCCGACGAGCCGTAGGGCTTCGATGGGCCGTCCTGGCGGCGGCTCTCGTGGTCCTTCTGCTGCTCGGCCGGCAGGCCGGCGCCGCCATCCCGCGTTTCGCGCAGTGGGTGGAGGGCCTGGGCGCGGCCGGCCCGGTCGTCTTCATCGCCGGCTACGCGCTCGCCGTGGTGGCCTTCGTTCCCGCGTCCCTTCTGACTCTGGCCGCGGGCGCGATCTTCGGCCTCGGCGCCGGCGTCGTCTACGTCTTCACCGCTGCATTTGCCGGCTCCTGCCTGGCGTTCCTCGTCTCTCGCTACGTCGCGCGCTCTGCCGTCGAGCAACGCATACGCGGCCATGCCGCCTTTGCCGCCATCGATAGGGCGGTTGCCGAGCAGGGGCGCAAGATCGTCTTCCTGCTGCGCCTGTCGCCGGCGTTCCCGTTCACGCTGCTCAACTATGCGCTCGGGCTGACCCGCGTGAAGTTCTCCGACTATGCCGTTGCGGGCGCGGGAATGCTCCCGGGAACGTTCCTGTTCGTGTACTACGGCAAGCTGGCCGGTGACGTCGCTGCGCTGGCCGGAGGGGCGCCCGTGGAGAAGGGCCCGGCCTACTACGGCGTGCTCGTCCTCGGGTTGGTCGCCACCATCGCCGTCACGACCGTCGTGACGCGCATCGCCCGCCGATCCCTTCGCGAAGCGGCCGGCCACGCGGTCGAATGA
- a CDS encoding aldehyde dehydrogenase family protein, producing MGELNTSYPYYLAGQAVAANTDLEVRDKYTGQVATRVALADRGAIERGIAAAVEAAAPMRALAAYERQAILQHCVDRFRQRAEELAVALCIEAGKPIRDSRGEVTRLIDTFRVAAEESVRMTGEVLTLDISSRARGYRGMWRRVPAGPCSFISPFNFPLNLVAHKVAPAIAVGCPFVLKPASLTPVGALIIGEVLAETSLPAGAFSILPCPRDGAELFSEDERLRLLSFTGSPDVGWELKRRAGKKKVVLELGGNAAAVVDRDWNLEDAVERLLFGAFYQSGQSCISVQRIFAHEEIYADLRARLVERTSQLVMGNPREEATFIGPMISEREAMRVESWIAEAVRRGATLLCGGERDGVMLSPALLEKVPHDSDLYAQEAFGPVAVLEPYWDFEEVLREVNRSRYGLQAGIFTRDLYRAQRAWDVLDVGGVIIGDAPSWRVDNMPYGGVKDSGLGREGVRHAMEDMTEIRLMVVREA from the coding sequence ATGGGCGAGCTGAACACGTCGTACCCGTACTACCTTGCAGGCCAGGCCGTCGCGGCCAACACGGACCTCGAGGTCCGCGACAAGTACACCGGCCAGGTTGCCACGCGCGTCGCGCTCGCCGATCGCGGCGCCATCGAGCGCGGCATCGCCGCTGCCGTGGAAGCGGCCGCGCCCATGCGTGCTCTGGCGGCGTACGAGCGGCAGGCGATCCTGCAGCACTGCGTCGACCGCTTCCGCCAGCGGGCCGAGGAGCTTGCCGTTGCGCTGTGCATCGAGGCCGGCAAGCCCATCCGCGACTCGCGCGGCGAGGTCACGCGCCTGATCGACACGTTTCGCGTGGCGGCCGAGGAATCGGTACGGATGACCGGCGAAGTCCTTACGCTGGACATCAGCTCCAGGGCGCGCGGCTACCGCGGCATGTGGAGGCGCGTGCCCGCCGGGCCGTGCTCGTTCATCTCGCCGTTCAACTTTCCGCTCAACCTGGTCGCCCACAAGGTCGCGCCCGCCATCGCCGTCGGATGTCCGTTCGTGCTCAAGCCGGCCAGCCTGACGCCGGTCGGCGCGCTGATCATCGGCGAGGTGCTGGCCGAGACGTCGCTGCCTGCCGGCGCGTTCTCGATCCTGCCGTGCCCTCGCGACGGCGCGGAGCTTTTCAGCGAGGATGAGCGGCTGCGGCTTCTGAGCTTCACCGGGTCGCCCGACGTGGGATGGGAACTCAAACGACGCGCGGGAAAGAAGAAGGTCGTGCTCGAGCTCGGAGGCAACGCCGCCGCCGTGGTCGATCGCGACTGGAACCTCGAGGACGCCGTCGAACGCCTCCTCTTCGGGGCGTTCTATCAGTCCGGCCAGAGCTGCATCAGCGTGCAGCGCATCTTCGCGCACGAGGAGATCTACGCCGATCTTCGGGCGCGGCTGGTCGAGAGGACTTCGCAGCTCGTCATGGGCAACCCGCGCGAGGAGGCGACGTTCATCGGCCCCATGATCAGCGAGCGCGAGGCGATGCGCGTCGAGAGCTGGATCGCGGAGGCCGTGCGCCGGGGCGCGACGCTGCTGTGCGGCGGCGAGCGCGACGGCGTCATGCTGTCGCCCGCGCTGCTCGAGAAGGTTCCGCACGACTCCGATCTCTACGCGCAGGAGGCATTCGGTCCGGTGGCCGTGCTGGAGCCGTACTGGGACTTCGAAGAGGTCCTGCGCGAGGTGAACCGGTCGCGCTACGGCCTGCAGGCAGGAATCTTCACGCGCGACCTGTACCGGGCCCAGCGTGCATGGGACGTACTGGACGTGGGAGGGGTCATCATCGGCGACGCTCCGTCGTGGCGCGTCGACAACATGCCGTACGGCGGCGTCAAGGACAGCGGGCTCGGGCGCGAGGGCGTTCGCCATGCGATGGAAGACATGACCGAGATACGACTGATGGTGGTGCGCGAGGCGTAG
- a CDS encoding alkaline phosphatase family protein, whose amino-acid sequence MRLRATLHLLATAAALLCATIAAAQPPRLILQITVDQLRGDMLERHRDRFGAGGLALLLSRGHGFTDATHDHSNTETIVGHATLATGAEPAVHGMIGNVWFDRGSGEMHYNIEDAAHPLVGNDEGGAPPDLAHRVARTSGRSPRAMLARTFADALAAGYGERTKIFAVSIKDRGAVPMAGFAGKALWFSTNSGEFVSSSFYYKQLPEWVREWNARRAAEAYDGNPWTLLHDISAYRYGARDDAPWEVAPAGFGRAFPHPRSRALQGAAFLSALVASPAGDELLADFAGTLLEEEDLGEDEVPDYLSVSFSSNDYVGHLFGPESVEAEDELLRLDRTLADFLKLVDDEVGLERTLIVLSADHGAAEPPAQLSARGITASTILLSELAQSEPVRKLERRYGLKKPLVRAGWPPYFYLDRQAILTAGADPARVQRELAAALRELEGIAAVIPAADLLARRTPDTPLMAKVRRNFHPLRSGDLHIVADPGWQLLDKEEARRTLATIHGSPWRYDAWVPLIFAGPGIRPGTTATPVSTTDIAPTMSALLGVRPPSRASGRSLAAHLRK is encoded by the coding sequence ATGCGGCTGCGCGCCACGCTGCATCTTCTCGCTACCGCCGCCGCCCTCCTGTGCGCAACCATCGCTGCGGCGCAGCCGCCGCGCCTGATCCTGCAGATCACGGTCGACCAGCTTCGCGGCGACATGCTCGAGCGCCACCGCGACCGCTTCGGCGCAGGCGGCCTTGCGCTGCTTCTTTCGCGCGGGCACGGATTCACCGACGCCACGCACGATCACTCCAATACCGAGACGATCGTGGGTCACGCCACGCTGGCCACCGGCGCCGAGCCCGCCGTGCACGGAATGATCGGCAACGTCTGGTTCGACCGCGGCTCGGGCGAGATGCATTACAACATCGAGGACGCCGCCCACCCGCTGGTCGGCAATGACGAGGGCGGCGCGCCGCCCGACCTCGCCCATCGCGTCGCCCGAACCAGCGGCCGCTCCCCGCGCGCCATGCTGGCGCGCACGTTCGCGGATGCGCTGGCTGCCGGCTACGGCGAGCGCACGAAGATCTTCGCCGTTTCCATCAAGGACCGCGGCGCCGTTCCGATGGCCGGCTTTGCCGGCAAGGCATTGTGGTTCTCGACCAACAGCGGCGAGTTCGTGTCGAGCAGCTTCTATTACAAGCAGCTGCCGGAGTGGGTGCGCGAGTGGAACGCGCGCCGGGCCGCCGAGGCCTACGACGGCAATCCATGGACGCTGCTGCACGACATCTCCGCGTACCGCTACGGCGCGCGCGACGACGCGCCGTGGGAGGTCGCCCCAGCAGGCTTCGGCCGCGCGTTCCCGCATCCGCGCTCGCGCGCGCTGCAGGGCGCGGCCTTCCTGAGCGCACTCGTGGCGTCGCCGGCGGGCGACGAGCTTCTCGCCGATTTCGCCGGGACGCTGCTCGAGGAGGAAGACCTCGGGGAGGACGAGGTTCCCGACTATCTCTCCGTCAGCTTCTCCTCCAACGACTACGTCGGGCATCTCTTCGGCCCCGAAAGCGTGGAGGCCGAGGATGAGCTGCTGCGCCTCGACCGCACGCTCGCCGATTTCCTGAAACTCGTCGACGACGAGGTCGGCCTGGAGCGGACGCTGATCGTGCTGTCGGCCGATCACGGCGCCGCCGAGCCGCCGGCGCAGCTGTCGGCTCGCGGCATCACCGCTTCGACCATCCTGCTTTCGGAGCTGGCGCAGTCCGAGCCCGTCAGGAAGCTGGAGCGGCGCTACGGCCTCAAGAAGCCGCTCGTGCGCGCGGGGTGGCCGCCCTACTTCTACCTGGACCGCCAGGCGATCCTCACCGCGGGCGCCGACCCGGCCAGGGTCCAGCGCGAGCTGGCAGCAGCGCTGCGCGAGCTGGAGGGAATCGCGGCCGTGATTCCCGCCGCCGACCTGCTGGCGCGGCGCACGCCCGATACGCCGCTCATGGCCAAGGTGCGGCGGAACTTCCATCCGCTGCGCTCGGGCGATCTTCACATCGTGGCCGATCCGGGCTGGCAGCTCCTCGACAAGGAGGAGGCGAGGCGGACGCTGGCGACCATTCACGGATCGCCCTGGCGCTACGATGCATGGGTGCCGCTGATCTTCGCCGGCCCCGGCATCCGGCCCGGCACGACGGCCACGCCCGTCTCGACCACCGACATCGCGCCGACGATGTCGGCGTTGCTGGGCGTCAGGCCGCCCTCGCGCGCGAGCGGGCGCAGCCTGGCGGCTCATCTGCGCAAGTGA
- a CDS encoding mercuric reductase — MSTPGAGRTAGDGLRAEPMQHGSAAGFERSAVEPLDEHNRTLLANVAPATWRNPAPARRYNLVVLGAGSGGLISAAVAAGLGARVALVERNLMGGDCLNFGCVPSKTLIRCARRVAEAQALLGSQPLDHERLDEEFARAMARVRAARAEISADDSAHRYRDEMGIDVFIGSARFTSADAIDVGGATLRFRKAIVASGARAAVPPVPGLAEAGFLTNETIFNLTQRPRRLAVIGGGPIGCELAQAMARLGCQVTVLDVAARLLPREDADAADIVARRLVRDGVSLALGVEISGVTRSAGGRTVRYTSARGAGEVVVDEILVATGRAPNVEGLGLEAAGVRFGKRGIEVDDNLRTTNAAVFAVGDCCLQWQFTHAADAAAKIAVQNALFFGRKKMSGLAMPWCTFTDPEVAHVGLYEDEARERGIALDTFTIPLSKVNRAVCDGETDGFVRIHTKKGTPDILGATIVASHAGEMISQVTLAMAGKLSLATIAGVIHPYPTQAEGIKAAANSYMRTRLTPLAKAVLGGILRLTR; from the coding sequence ATGAGCACACCGGGAGCAGGGCGTACGGCGGGGGACGGCCTGCGCGCCGAGCCGATGCAGCACGGCAGTGCCGCCGGCTTCGAGCGCAGCGCCGTCGAGCCGCTCGACGAGCACAACCGGACGCTGCTCGCCAACGTCGCACCGGCCACGTGGCGCAATCCCGCTCCGGCCAGACGCTACAACCTCGTCGTCCTCGGCGCCGGCAGCGGCGGGCTGATCAGCGCGGCCGTGGCGGCCGGGCTTGGGGCCAGGGTGGCTCTGGTCGAGCGCAACCTCATGGGCGGCGACTGCCTGAACTTCGGCTGCGTTCCTTCCAAGACGCTGATCCGCTGCGCTCGCCGAGTGGCCGAGGCGCAAGCGCTGCTGGGCAGCCAGCCCCTGGACCACGAGCGCCTCGACGAAGAGTTCGCACGCGCCATGGCACGAGTGCGCGCGGCACGCGCCGAGATCAGCGCCGACGACTCCGCGCACCGCTACCGCGACGAAATGGGCATCGACGTGTTCATCGGCAGCGCCCGGTTCACCTCCGCCGACGCCATCGACGTCGGCGGCGCCACGCTGCGCTTTCGCAAGGCGATCGTCGCCAGCGGCGCACGCGCGGCCGTGCCTCCGGTTCCCGGCCTGGCCGAGGCCGGCTTCCTCACCAACGAAACGATCTTCAACCTGACGCAGCGGCCTCGCCGCCTCGCCGTCATCGGCGGCGGCCCCATCGGTTGCGAGCTGGCGCAGGCGATGGCGCGGCTCGGCTGCCAGGTGACGGTGCTCGACGTGGCGGCGCGACTCCTGCCGCGCGAGGACGCCGACGCCGCCGACATCGTCGCGCGGCGTCTCGTCCGCGACGGCGTATCGCTCGCACTCGGTGTCGAGATCTCCGGCGTCACTCGCAGCGCCGGCGGCAGAACCGTCCGCTACACCTCGGCGCGCGGCGCCGGCGAGGTCGTCGTGGACGAGATCCTCGTCGCCACCGGCCGCGCACCCAACGTCGAGGGTCTCGGCCTGGAGGCGGCGGGCGTGCGCTTCGGCAAGCGCGGGATCGAAGTCGACGACAACCTGCGCACCACCAACGCCGCCGTCTTCGCCGTCGGCGACTGCTGCCTGCAATGGCAGTTCACGCACGCGGCCGACGCCGCCGCCAAGATCGCGGTGCAGAATGCGCTGTTCTTCGGACGCAAGAAGATGAGCGGCCTGGCGATGCCGTGGTGCACCTTCACCGACCCCGAAGTCGCGCACGTCGGACTCTACGAAGACGAGGCCCGCGAGCGCGGAATCGCCCTCGACACGTTCACAATACCGCTCTCCAAGGTGAATCGCGCCGTCTGCGACGGCGAGACCGATGGATTCGTCCGAATCCATACGAAGAAGGGAACGCCCGACATCCTCGGCGCCACCATCGTTGCCTCGCATGCCGGCGAAATGATCAGCCAGGTCACGTTGGCGATGGCAGGCAAGCTGTCGCTCGCCACCATCGCCGGCGTCATCCATCCCTATCCGACCCAGGCCGAAGGCATCAAGGCGGCGGCCAACTCCTACATGCGCACGCGGCTGACTCCGCTGGCCAAGGCGGTGCTCGGGGGCATCCTGCGGCTGACGCGCTGA